A portion of the Nitratidesulfovibrio termitidis HI1 genome contains these proteins:
- a CDS encoding sensor domain-containing diguanylate cyclase yields the protein MTVPQGRHMADEEAINRCLQLTFPPVMVQLVQALVAPFPEFSTIARILAMDPMLAAAVLNLVNSPYYGLGTKVSDLQRAATVLGTREILKLALSLSFQKRVSNELKRPQQAMYQDWRLVVWSSIAAEQIALRVQPDTAHLAYLASLLKDLALFMHLCSADEDPVLRGKACITSLERDQLSLENTCWGANHAAMARNIIHRWGLPEAIADAIASHHDLDGVAHHPPLTQAVILGTQWADLLHGQATHPALIIQFEMLLRTRLSLDDQGLENLREACAQRFKSMLAQLAIQDRPVGARLYEQSLETLQSFYFLGAELSHVAGGLPSLAATLGRQLRWYWNVQRWEVALRVHGGEEYMLFSGDETTPAPHQAGPAPFARLPWQTGQERVPLSASGTDWGQLRLPKDALPPARKSALLVYCHFMAMALENYYRQQAVLEAKADTLDALPLGVARLDREGLLMETNRRFLDYVGRDELAPRTPVRPLLSETLGLDFGPEWQTFTDEGGPALISRLFCPTDAAGRRMGAPCAYVSLHRRRDAPHDDVLLLIEDVTEISDVDVQNLRQRDFLERLLDSMQEIVLTVDRTGHISWASRRCAGLRGKNLFAASRPTVTFTDTWDAAYLSGSSPAAPVEAVLELGDGSMGLFELVFSELDTREHEGSALLVVGRDLTSIRRLEEKVKQQAMYDGLTGLFNHSQFHMILEREMERSRRTGRQLGLIFFDLDRFKAINDTYGHQAGDTVLRRVAAGISAVVRKGMDFPCRYGGDEFAVVVTEVTPEIMEGLARRIREGVVTSCKGAVDMSMGLALLTPSDTGESLVQRADRASYAAKKLEGVKVRWAE from the coding sequence ATGACTGTTCCGCAGGGTCGGCACATGGCCGACGAAGAAGCCATCAATCGCTGCCTGCAACTCACCTTTCCCCCGGTCATGGTGCAACTGGTGCAGGCGCTGGTGGCGCCGTTTCCAGAATTCTCCACCATCGCCCGCATCCTGGCCATGGACCCCATGCTGGCCGCCGCCGTGCTGAACCTGGTCAACTCGCCGTACTACGGGCTGGGCACCAAGGTTTCCGACCTGCAACGCGCCGCCACGGTGCTGGGCACGCGGGAAATCCTCAAGCTGGCCCTGTCGCTGTCGTTCCAGAAGCGGGTAAGCAACGAGCTGAAGCGCCCCCAGCAGGCCATGTACCAGGACTGGCGGCTGGTGGTCTGGTCGTCCATCGCGGCGGAACAGATCGCCCTGCGGGTGCAGCCCGACACGGCCCACCTGGCCTACCTGGCCTCGCTGCTGAAAGACCTTGCCCTGTTCATGCACCTGTGCTCGGCCGACGAAGACCCGGTGCTGCGCGGCAAGGCCTGCATCACCAGCCTGGAACGCGACCAACTGTCGCTGGAAAACACCTGCTGGGGCGCCAACCACGCGGCCATGGCCCGCAACATCATCCACCGCTGGGGCCTGCCCGAGGCCATCGCCGACGCCATCGCCAGCCACCACGACCTGGACGGCGTGGCCCACCACCCGCCCCTGACCCAGGCGGTCATTCTGGGCACGCAGTGGGCCGACCTGCTGCACGGACAGGCCACCCACCCCGCGCTGATCATCCAGTTCGAAATGCTGCTGCGCACCCGCCTTTCGCTGGACGACCAGGGGCTGGAAAACCTGCGCGAGGCCTGCGCCCAGCGCTTCAAGTCCATGCTGGCCCAACTGGCCATCCAGGACCGCCCGGTGGGCGCACGGCTGTACGAACAGTCGCTGGAAACCCTGCAATCCTTCTATTTCCTGGGGGCGGAGCTGTCGCACGTGGCGGGCGGCCTGCCCTCGCTGGCCGCCACCCTGGGGCGGCAGTTGCGCTGGTACTGGAACGTGCAGCGCTGGGAAGTGGCCCTGCGGGTACACGGCGGCGAGGAATACATGCTGTTCAGCGGCGACGAGACCACCCCCGCCCCGCATCAGGCCGGCCCCGCCCCCTTCGCGCGGCTGCCCTGGCAAACCGGACAGGAACGGGTGCCGCTGTCCGCCTCGGGCACCGACTGGGGCCAGCTGCGCCTGCCCAAGGACGCCCTGCCCCCGGCCCGCAAGTCTGCCCTGCTGGTGTACTGCCACTTCATGGCCATGGCGCTGGAAAACTACTACCGCCAGCAGGCCGTGCTGGAAGCCAAGGCCGACACCCTGGACGCCCTGCCGCTGGGCGTGGCCCGGCTGGACCGTGAAGGGTTGCTGATGGAAACCAACCGGCGCTTTCTGGACTACGTGGGCCGCGACGAACTGGCCCCCCGCACGCCGGTGCGCCCCCTGCTGTCCGAAACGCTGGGGCTGGATTTCGGCCCGGAATGGCAAACATTCACCGACGAAGGCGGCCCTGCGCTCATCAGCCGCCTGTTCTGCCCCACCGATGCGGCGGGCAGGCGCATGGGCGCGCCGTGCGCCTACGTTTCGCTGCACCGCCGCCGCGACGCCCCGCACGACGACGTGCTGCTGCTTATCGAAGACGTGACGGAAATCTCCGACGTGGACGTGCAGAACCTGCGCCAGCGCGACTTTCTGGAACGGCTGCTGGATTCCATGCAGGAAATCGTGCTCACCGTGGACCGCACGGGGCACATCTCGTGGGCCTCGCGCCGCTGCGCCGGGCTGCGGGGCAAGAACCTGTTCGCCGCATCGCGCCCCACGGTCACCTTTACCGATACCTGGGACGCGGCGTACCTGTCCGGCTCGTCACCGGCGGCCCCGGTGGAGGCAGTGCTGGAACTGGGCGACGGCAGCATGGGCCTGTTCGAGCTGGTCTTTTCCGAACTGGACACCCGCGAGCACGAAGGCTCGGCCCTTCTCGTGGTGGGGCGCGACCTGACCAGCATCCGCCGCCTGGAAGAAAAGGTGAAACAGCAGGCCATGTACGATGGCCTGACAGGACTGTTCAACCATTCGCAATTCCACATGATCCTTGAACGCGAGATGGAGCGCAGCCGCCGCACCGGCCGCCAGTTGGGGCTGATCTTCTTCGACCTTGACCGGTTCAAGGCCATCAACGACACCTACGGCCACCAGGCCGGCGATACCGTGCTGCGCCGCGTGGCCGCGGGCATCAGCGCGGTGGTGCGCAAGGGAATGGACTTTCCCTGCCGTTACGGCGGCGACGAATTCGCCGTGGTGGTCACCGAGGTGACCCCGGAGATCATGGAGGGTCTTGCCCGGCGCATCCGCGAAGGGGTGGTGACCAGTTGCAAGGGCGCCGTGGACATGAGCATGGGCCTTGCCCTGCTGACGCCGTCCGACACGGGCGAAAGCCTGGTCCAGCGGGCCGACAGGGCCAGCTATGCCGCCAAGAAGCTGGAGGGGGTCAAGGTGCGCTGGGCCGAGTAG